Proteins from a genomic interval of Callospermophilus lateralis isolate mCalLat2 chromosome 1, mCalLat2.hap1, whole genome shotgun sequence:
- the LOC143398961 gene encoding melanoma antigen preferentially expressed in tumors-like, translating into MSNPSLPKLLELAAYSLLSNEASAISALEEFTVNLFPPLLTAAFAKGHEKALKALVQAWPFPFLRLGSLIVQWPKQDSLQAVLDGLEDFPAHGAYPRRSELRVLDLTLDFDQVQSKKVSEALAMFPFWLPSTVKAPMPQAMVKSNPEEDTRRGPKKLWEPVELHIDLFLRVPFKFDPFLSGLLTKVEQSGGSLRLCCRKLHIEEMPFNSLVGILKTLELDFMQELEVFDWFRALSEQRLFATQLGKICNLRSLKLAYYHWAFSPVSEQSSSYFLSQLSKLGHLQKLHLSYSYLSGNLHQVLSCLQSPLHALEICSCTLLNTDIIYLSQSLHVTCLKKLDLSGNNLSYMVPGSLETLLEKISGTLQHLNLNHCQLKDAHLSAILPALRHCSWLHYLGLSDNPISQASLLSLLEHTAGLMELKQVLYPIPVECCTYLHGLSWGPVNKDKMYQVQAEIQNLLQAVQRADMQWRPHCPSPCP; encoded by the exons ATGAGCAATCCATCCCTACCCAAGCTCTTGGAACTCGCAGCCTACAGCCTGCTAAGCAATGAGGCCTCTGCTATATCTGCCTTGGAAGAGTTCACTGTCAAcctcttcccaccactgctcactGCTGCATTTGCCAAGGGGCATGAGAAGGCTCTAAAGGCCCTGGTGCAGGCCTGGCCCTTCCCCTTTCTCCGACTGGGCTCTCTGATAGTACAGTGGCCCAAACAAGATAGCTTGCAAGCTGTGCTGGATGGGCTGGAGGACTTCCCTGCTCACGGGGCCTATCCCAG GAGGTCAGAACTGAGGGTGCTGGATTTGACTCTGGACTTTGATCAGGTCCAGAGTAAAAAGGTTTCTGAGGCCTTGGCCATGTTCCCATTTTGGTTACCATCAACAGTCAAGGCACCAATGCCCCAGGCCATGGTTAAGAGCAATCCAGAAGAGGACACAAGAAGAGGACCAAAAAAGCTGTGGGAACCTGTGGAATTACACATCGATCTTTTCCTGAGAGTCCCCTTCAAGTTTGATCCATTCCTTTCAGGCCTCCTGACAAAAGTGGAACAGAGCGGTGGGTCCCTGCGCCTCTGCTGTAGGAAGCTGCATATTGAGGAAATGCCCTTTAACAGCCTGGTAGGGATCTTGAAGACACTTGAGCTGGATTTCATGCAGGAGCTAGAGGTGTTTGACTGGTTCCGGGCACTGTCTGAGCAGAGGCTGTTTGCAACACAGCTGGGGAAGATCTGCAACCTGCGCAGCCTCAAACTGGCCTACTACCACTGGGCCTTCTCCCCAGTGAGTGAGCAGTCCTCCAGCTACTTTCTTTCACAGCTCAGCAAGCTGGGCCACCTCCAGAAGCTCCACCTCTCCTACTCCTACCTCTCAGGCAACCTACATCAAGTGCTCAG CTGCCTGCAGTCCCCACTGCATGCTCTGGAGATTTGTTCCTGCACACTTCTGAACACCGACATCATCTACTTATCCCAGAGCCTTCATGTCACCTGCCTGAAGAAGTTGGATCTGAGTGGCAACAACCTTTCCTACATGGTCCCTGGTTCCTTAGAGACCCTGCTAGAGAAGATCTCAGGGACACTCCAGCACCTGAACCTGAACCACTGCCAGCTAAAGGATGCCCACCTCAGTGCCATCCTGCCAGCCCTGCGCCACTGCTCCTGGCTCCATTACTTGGGCCTGTCTGACAATCCCATATCCCAagccagcctcctgagcctgctGGAACACACAGCAGGGCTGATGGAGTTGAAGCAGGTGCTCTACCCCATCCCAGTTGAGTGCTGCACATACCTGCATGGCCTCTCCTGGGGTCCTGTCAACAAAGACAAGATGTACCAGGTGCAGGCTGAGATACAGAATCTGTTGCAGGCTGTGCAGAGAGCCGACATGCAATGGAGGCCCCACTGCCCTAGCCCTTGCCCATGA